Proteins found in one Paenibacillus dendritiformis genomic segment:
- a CDS encoding DUF1405 domain-containing protein: MKLTSLFSRSFLSRRWVLWTLFWCNLVGTVYGYYWYKNQLIYTWNNHPLWQIPFVPDSPTASLFFTISILFLLIRPQPRSVWESAVVKIIEALAVVTSIKYGVWACAMIFAGAALGAPMVWQDWMLISSHLAMAVEALLYVRLFRFGSASLTIAACWTWLNDTVDYSAGVFPWLPRTLHPYLLEVCVFTFALTGASVALSWAAMKQARRNG; the protein is encoded by the coding sequence ATGAAGCTGACATCTTTGTTCAGCCGTTCTTTTTTAAGCCGGCGGTGGGTGCTGTGGACTTTATTTTGGTGCAATCTTGTTGGTACGGTGTACGGATATTATTGGTATAAAAATCAATTGATTTATACGTGGAATAATCATCCGCTATGGCAAATTCCGTTTGTCCCGGATAGCCCGACCGCAAGTTTGTTTTTTACGATAAGCATTCTCTTCCTCTTAATACGTCCGCAGCCCCGTTCTGTATGGGAGAGCGCCGTAGTTAAGATCATTGAGGCGCTTGCGGTAGTTACCTCCATCAAGTATGGGGTATGGGCATGCGCCATGATCTTTGCGGGCGCCGCCTTAGGAGCGCCGATGGTGTGGCAGGATTGGATGCTGATCAGTTCCCATCTGGCAATGGCGGTAGAAGCGCTGCTGTATGTGCGCTTATTCCGATTTGGAAGCGCCAGCTTAACGATAGCGGCCTGCTGGACATGGCTGAATGACACCGTCGACTACAGCGCCGGAGTATTTCCTTGGCTGCCGCGGACCCTCCATCCCTATTTATTGGAGGTATGCGTGTTTACGTTCGCATTGACGGGCGCCAGCGTGGCGTTAAGCTGGGCAGCGATGAAGCAGGCAAGACGGAACGGTTAG
- a CDS encoding menaquinol-cytochrome c reductase cytochrome b/c subunit yields MAHDKSSNTEKIVYVGDSRIKKKNHNTIPPDYTAFPGKSEAFIPYFLLKEWMVGVVALVGILVLTISEPAPLGYPADPNNTAFVPIPDWYFLFLYQFLKYPYASGSYVVIGTVLIPGIMFGGLMLAPFLDKGKERRFYKRPIASSLMIVSLIACFYLTRVAWLGYEAELAELNIRPEHEVRLEKAREAAMAGKPTGQPKPNKEIALVDKDDPAMDYMKKAGCLSCHATDLKGQSGPPLRGIGDTLTKDEILDILHNGKGNMPPMKDAASEEELNHIAEWLAKQKAEK; encoded by the coding sequence TTGGCACACGATAAGTCGTCGAATACTGAGAAAATCGTATATGTCGGTGATTCGCGGATAAAGAAAAAAAACCACAACACGATTCCGCCGGATTATACCGCATTTCCAGGGAAGTCTGAAGCCTTCATTCCGTACTTTTTATTGAAGGAATGGATGGTTGGTGTCGTTGCTTTGGTGGGAATTCTCGTGCTAACGATTTCGGAGCCTGCTCCGCTAGGTTATCCGGCTGACCCGAACAATACGGCATTCGTTCCAATTCCTGACTGGTACTTTTTGTTCCTGTATCAGTTCTTGAAATACCCATATGCGTCTGGAAGCTATGTCGTAATCGGTACGGTGCTCATACCGGGTATCATGTTCGGCGGATTGATGTTGGCGCCATTCCTGGATAAAGGGAAGGAACGCCGCTTCTACAAGCGCCCGATAGCTTCCTCGCTCATGATCGTTAGCTTGATTGCTTGCTTCTACTTGACGCGCGTAGCTTGGCTGGGGTATGAAGCCGAGCTGGCAGAGCTGAATATTAGGCCGGAGCATGAGGTTCGGCTGGAAAAGGCCCGCGAAGCTGCGATGGCTGGCAAGCCTACGGGGCAGCCGAAGCCGAACAAGGAGATCGCCTTGGTTGACAAGGATGATCCTGCCATGGATTATATGAAAAAAGCAGGATGCTTGAGCTGTCACGCTACCGACCTGAAAGGTCAATCCGGTCCTCCGCTCCGCGGCATCGGCGATACATTAACCAAAGATGAAATCCTCGACATCCTTCATAATGGTAAGGGCAACATGCCGCCAATGAAGGATGCAGCAAGTGAAGAGGAATTGAATCATATCGCAGAATGGCTTGCGAAACAGAAAGCCGAGAAGTAA
- a CDS encoding sporulation protein YpjB: MLIRRSRWLVIIIGIIGICTLGLAPAAAASDSNSMAGKPEERWQKLDQQAEAIYQAVKKGELEQARQLVQKIGESMTDTSFYGATGVEGVRAFSDAIVQVKRALPAIELNEERLMHVTARLRLASDALIHKKQAMWLQYEQMLRDEMNRMKQVKQEKEWLSSAKQWLLHVDRIRPAATIQRSPETMEVIDSLVRLVERAVAKQTPLAEVNQALNQHGDEWLRQLFGKTKDAPTFGQEDTGTLPLQWTLLFTFIICSVLFYVALQKYRYEQDSIRPGRFRK; the protein is encoded by the coding sequence ATGCTCATTAGGCGTTCACGTTGGCTTGTTATCATAATCGGAATCATCGGCATATGTACACTCGGCCTGGCGCCTGCCGCTGCCGCATCAGATTCCAACAGTATGGCTGGCAAGCCGGAAGAGCGATGGCAAAAGCTGGACCAGCAAGCGGAAGCCATATATCAGGCCGTGAAGAAGGGAGAGCTTGAACAGGCTCGGCAGCTTGTGCAAAAGATCGGAGAATCGATGACCGACACTTCATTTTATGGCGCGACGGGTGTCGAAGGGGTACGAGCGTTCAGTGACGCGATCGTTCAAGTGAAGCGCGCGCTGCCCGCGATAGAACTGAATGAGGAACGTCTAATGCATGTGACCGCGCGCTTGCGGCTGGCGTCAGATGCATTAATCCATAAAAAACAAGCGATGTGGCTGCAATACGAACAAATGCTGCGTGATGAAATGAACCGGATGAAGCAGGTAAAGCAAGAAAAAGAGTGGTTGTCCAGCGCCAAGCAGTGGCTGCTGCATGTGGACCGCATCCGGCCGGCAGCGACTATCCAGCGCAGTCCAGAGACGATGGAGGTCATCGATTCTCTCGTGCGGCTTGTCGAACGGGCCGTAGCCAAGCAGACGCCCCTCGCTGAAGTCAATCAGGCATTGAACCAGCACGGAGATGAATGGCTTCGCCAATTGTTCGGCAAGACCAAGGACGCGCCGACCTTTGGCCAAGAAGATACCGGGACGCTGCCGCTGCAATGGACATTATTGTTTACGTTCATCATCTGCTCCGTCTTGTTCTATGTCGCGTTGCAGAAATACCGCTACGAGCAAGACTCGATTCGTCCAGGACGCTTTCGCAAGTAA